The stretch of DNA TGTTTAGGACAATCTCATAGTTCTATGCCGACTCATTAGACGCACTTCACCGTTGTAGAGTCGTGCCATGGACGTGCGACGACTGGAACTGCTGCGCGAGTTGGCCGAACGCGGAAGCGTCGGAGCGGTCGCCACGGCGACGCATCGTACCCCCTCCGCCGTGTCCCAGCAGTTGAAGGTGCTGGAGCGGGAGATCGGCACCGCGCTCACCGAACGGCACGGGCGCGGCATCAAGCTCACCGAGGCGGGCCGCGCCCTCGCGCGCACGGCGACCGACATCGCGGTGGCGATGGAGCGGGCCGAGGCGCTGTGGTCGGAGTACATGGGCACCCCGAGCGGTGTCGTGACGCTCGCGACGTTCCCGACGGCCGGTCAGATGTTCCTCCCCGGACTGCTGCGGCGTGTGGTCGAGCACCCCAACGTCCGACTCGTGGTCGCCGACCACGACCCCACCCTCGAAGGCTTCGCGACGCTCGCCCAGGACTTCGACCTCGTCCTCGCGCACTCGCCGACCGGGCCGCGCGCGTGGCGTGGTAGCGGCCTGCAGGTCACCGAGCTGATGTCCGAGCCCCTCGATATCGCGCTCCCGCCCGGACACCGCCTGCTCGAGAAGGACGTCCTGAAGCCCGCCGACCTCGTCGGCGAGCCGTGGATCGGGGTCCCGCTCGACATGCCGTTCCAACAGGTCCTGATCGAGATCGAAGAGATCACGGGCGAACCCCCGCGCGTGCTCCAGCGTTTCGCGGACACCCGCATCGTCGAAGCGCTCGTCGACGCAGGGCACGGAGTCGCGATCCTCCCCCGGTTCACCGCCGGCTCGACGAAGACCGCCATCGGCACCCGGCCGCTGAAGGGCGTCACCGTCGAGCGCCACATCAGCGTGCTGACCCGCCCCGACCGCGCCGAGCGGCCGTCGGTTCAGCTGATCCTTCGGATGCTCGAGGAGGAGGCGTCGATCATCGCCGCGACCAACGGGCTCATCGCGGCGTCGTCACCGAGGCGATGAGCCGCACCAGCAGCCCTTCGACCTGCTCGGGCGGCAGCGCCTCGACGAGGGCGAGCAGCGGCGCGAGCTGATCGGGCAGCGGCCCGTCGAGCGCCGCGGCGACGTCTCCCCCGAGAGCATCCATCGCGTCCGTCGCATCGACCGCGGGCAGACCGCGCACAGAGTCGGCGGCCTGCACGAGCGCGGCAGTCAACTCGGGGAGCACACTCTCGGTCACCGGGGTGACGGTGAGGTGCGTCGTGGCCGGGAGCCGCTCGCCGCCGTCCTGCGCGAACCCGGGCTGCAGCTGCAGCAGCCAGCCGAGTCGTCGCGCGGCATCGGCGAAGCGGTGCGGGTCGACCCGGCGGCCGGAGGGCACCGAAGGGTCGGCGGCGACCGCGAACAGTGGACCGACCGGAGCGCCGACGACTGTAAGACCGTCGATGCCGTCGATGGTCTCGAGCAGGGCGTCGGTCGCTCGTCGGCTGCGCGCTGCCAGCTCGGCGAAGCCGGCCGCGCCGAGCACCTGGATGATCGCCCAGGCCGCGGCGAGCGCAGCGGCGGACTTCGAGCCCAACATCGTCGCGTTGACGACCGGGTAGCCAGGCCACCGGCTGGTCGCGAAGAACTGCGCGTGATGGGTCGACGCGCTCCGGTGCAGCAGCACGCTCGCGCCCTTGGGTGCGTAGCCGTACTTGTGCAGATCGGCCGACAGGCTAGTGACGCCGGGGACCCGCAGGTCCCACGCGGGCAGGGTGTCGTCGAAGGGCAGCGCGAAGCCGCCGATGCACGCGTCGACGTGGCACCCGATGCCGCGCTCCGCGCAGATCGCCGCCACGTCCCCGATCGGGTCGAGGGCGGCGAAGGGATACGAGGGCGCAGAGATGACGACCAGCGCCGCATCGGGACCGAGCCGCTCGACGACCTGCGCGACCTCGACGCTGCCCGTGCGCGCGGACACGGGCACGAGGTCGAGGTGGAGCCCGAAGTAGTGCGCCGCCTTGTGGAAGGCGGCGTGCACGGTGGTCGGAGCCACGATCCGCGGAGTCCCGACCCCGCCGTTCGCCCGCCACATGTCACGTGCGGTCTTGACCGCGAGCAGGCAGCTCTCGGTGCCGCCGCTCGTGACCGATCCGACGGTGCCCTCGTCGCCGCCGAGGAGCCGACGCGCGAAGTCGATCACCTCGCCCTCGAGCACCGCGACCGACCCGAACGTCGTCGGGTCGAGTCCGTTGACGGGCTGCATCAGCCGAGCCGCCGCCGCGGCGAGCTCGTCGATCTCGGCGAGACCCGAGTCGTAGACGTAGCTCAGCACATGACCGCCGTGCGTCGGGGCGTCGTCGTCGCGCAGGCTCCGCAGCCGGGCGAGCACGCTCGCCGCTGTCGTCTCGAACTGCGTCACAGGGTGCCCTCCGATGCGAGTGATCCCCGCCGCAACCGGTAGCGGCTGAGCGCCAGAAGGCTCAGCCCGATCAGCACCGCGGGGACGATGCTGAAGCTCACCACGATGCCGAAGACCGCCTCCGGCGATTGGACCACGCGCTCGCCCGCGACGCTCTCGACGTAGCCGGAGAGTGCGAGGACCAGCGTGAGGGCGGTGGAGCCGAGAGCCATCCCGGTGGTCTCCCCCGCAGTCCAGACACCGCCGAAGGCGCCGGCCCAGCCGGGACCGCTCGCCATCGCGTCGTCGGCGATCACGTCGGGGAGCATCGCCATCGGCAAGGACTGCATGCCCGCGTACGCGGCGCCGGCGATCGCGACCGGCAGGTAGACCCAGGGCCCCGGCGCCCACGCGAGGGCGAGGAGCGAGAGCGCAGCGACGGCGAAGACGATGCTCGCCAGGGCGAACCCGCGCTCCTTGCCCACGCGGCGAGCGACCGCGCCCCACGCGGGTGCGAACAGCAGCGCCGGGGCGATCAGCGCCACGAACAGGAACGTGACCGCGTCTTCGGAGTCGAGCACCCAGGTGGCCACGTACTGCGCACCGGCGAGCATCATGCCCGTCGCCAGCGCCTGCACGGCGAAGACCGCGAGCAGCGCCCGGAATGGGCGGCTGCGGCGCAGCACCGCGAACGACCGACGGTATCCGTCGACCGTGCGAGGGCGGGTCGCGGCGAGCTGCTTCGGCCCGCGGGGCGCCACTCCCGCGGACGCGAGCATGCCCGCCGCCAGGACGGCGCCCGCCACCACCGCCATCACGAGATAACCACTGCGGGCGTCGCCGCCGAGGCCACGGAGCACGGGCCCGCCCGCACCGAAGAGCAGGATCGCGAAGGTGAGCACCACGACCCTCCAAGTGAGCAGCCGGGTGCGGTCGTCGTAGCCGTGCGCGATCTCGGCGGGGAGCGCGATATAGGGCACCTGGAAGACGCTGAACGCGGTGGCGGTGGCGACGAAGGCGATGAGCACCCACACCGCCGCCGCGTCGGGGCCGAGACCGCCGGGCACGGCGAAGGTCGCGACGAACAGGATCGGGATCGCGAGTCCGCCGGTCACGAGGAAGCGCCTCCGAGAGCCGGTGGCGTGCAGGTCGGCGTCGCTCGCCGTGCCGATGATCGGGTCGATGATCACGTCCCACACCTTTGCGAGGCCGACCACGAGCCCGGCGACGAGCGCCGCGACGCCCAGCGTGTCGGTCAGGTAGTAGACGAGCACGAGACCGGGCAGGGTGCCGAACCCGCCCGTCGCAATCGATCCGATCGAGTAGCGCACGATC from Herbiconiux sp. L3-i23 encodes:
- a CDS encoding MFS transporter, translating into MVVDDAPSSTRRLSRATIVRYSIGSIATGGFGTLPGLVLVYYLTDTLGVAALVAGLVVGLAKVWDVIIDPIIGTASDADLHATGSRRRFLVTGGLAIPILFVATFAVPGGLGPDAAAVWVLIAFVATATAFSVFQVPYIALPAEIAHGYDDRTRLLTWRVVVLTFAILLFGAGGPVLRGLGGDARSGYLVMAVVAGAVLAAGMLASAGVAPRGPKQLAATRPRTVDGYRRSFAVLRRSRPFRALLAVFAVQALATGMMLAGAQYVATWVLDSEDAVTFLFVALIAPALLFAPAWGAVARRVGKERGFALASIVFAVAALSLLALAWAPGPWVYLPVAIAGAAYAGMQSLPMAMLPDVIADDAMASGPGWAGAFGGVWTAGETTGMALGSTALTLVLALSGYVESVAGERVVQSPEAVFGIVVSFSIVPAVLIGLSLLALSRYRLRRGSLASEGTL
- a CDS encoding LysR family transcriptional regulator, whose product is MDVRRLELLRELAERGSVGAVATATHRTPSAVSQQLKVLEREIGTALTERHGRGIKLTEAGRALARTATDIAVAMERAEALWSEYMGTPSGVVTLATFPTAGQMFLPGLLRRVVEHPNVRLVVADHDPTLEGFATLAQDFDLVLAHSPTGPRAWRGSGLQVTELMSEPLDIALPPGHRLLEKDVLKPADLVGEPWIGVPLDMPFQQVLIEIEEITGEPPRVLQRFADTRIVEALVDAGHGVAILPRFTAGSTKTAIGTRPLKGVTVERHISVLTRPDRAERPSVQLILRMLEEEASIIAATNGLIAASSPRR
- a CDS encoding aminotransferase class V-fold PLP-dependent enzyme, which produces MTQFETTAASVLARLRSLRDDDAPTHGGHVLSYVYDSGLAEIDELAAAAARLMQPVNGLDPTTFGSVAVLEGEVIDFARRLLGGDEGTVGSVTSGGTESCLLAVKTARDMWRANGGVGTPRIVAPTTVHAAFHKAAHYFGLHLDLVPVSARTGSVEVAQVVERLGPDAALVVISAPSYPFAALDPIGDVAAICAERGIGCHVDACIGGFALPFDDTLPAWDLRVPGVTSLSADLHKYGYAPKGASVLLHRSASTHHAQFFATSRWPGYPVVNATMLGSKSAAALAAAWAIIQVLGAAGFAELAARSRRATDALLETIDGIDGLTVVGAPVGPLFAVAADPSVPSGRRVDPHRFADAARRLGWLLQLQPGFAQDGGERLPATTHLTVTPVTESVLPELTAALVQAADSVRGLPAVDATDAMDALGGDVAAALDGPLPDQLAPLLALVEALPPEQVEGLLVRLIASVTTPR